In Candidatus Omnitrophota bacterium, one DNA window encodes the following:
- the thiS gene encoding sulfur carrier protein ThiS gives MKIRINGKDTAITGTLTLREFITGRNIDIKITVVEYNGKIVRKEDLGNIIMKAGDAIEIINFVGGG, from the coding sequence ATGAAAATTAGAATTAACGGGAAAGATACGGCAATTACAGGGACTTTAACGCTGAGAGAATTTATTACCGGCAGGAATATTGATATAAAAATCACTGTTGTGGAGTATAACGGTAAAATAGTCCGGAAGGAGGATCTGGGCAATATTATTATGAAAGCCGGCGATGCGATTGAAATCATTAATTTTGTCGGCGGCGGCTAA
- a CDS encoding thiamine phosphate synthase translates to IGLSTHSLEQVEKANCLDVDYIGFGPIFPTLTKDYSIGTKDIPKALEISNKPVVFIGGINISNAEAILEMGAKNIAVIRAVAEAENIERRVGEFKAMMGKYRVYEN, encoded by the coding sequence AATAGGGCTGTCCACTCATTCTCTTGAGCAGGTTGAGAAAGCAAACTGTCTCGATGTTGATTATATCGGCTTCGGCCCGATATTCCCTACTTTGACAAAGGATTACTCTATAGGAACGAAAGATATTCCGAAAGCGCTTGAGATTTCAAACAAACCGGTTGTTTTTATTGGAGGTATAAATATTTCTAATGCCGAAGCGATCCTGGAAATGGGCGCGAAAAATATAGCGGTAATCAGGGCGGTGGCAGAAGCGGAAAATATTGAAAGGAGAGTGGGGGAGTTTAAGGCGATGATGGGAAAATACAGGGTTTATGAAAATTAG